One Amaranthus tricolor cultivar Red isolate AtriRed21 chromosome 10, ASM2621246v1, whole genome shotgun sequence genomic window carries:
- the LOC130826154 gene encoding UNC93-like protein 1 isoform X1, giving the protein MDLGQKEKQPQNLSKLRYNSPLIQVILIGLVCFCCPGMFNTLSGMGGGGQVDHTAANNANTALYTTFAVFGILGGGIYNILGPRLTLLIGCSTYVLYAGSYVHYNHHHSQTFVIIAGALLGIGAGLLWAGQGAIMTSYPTTKRKGTYISLFWSIFNMGGVIGGLIPFILNYNRGEASSVNDGTYIGFMCFMGFGGILSLAILPPNEVIRDDGSVCTHIKYSNVGIEVVEILKLFMNWKMLLIVPAAWGSNFFYTYQFNNVNGELFNLRTRGFNNVFYWGAQMVGSIGIGYLMDFSFQSRRKRGFLGIMIVGFLGTAIWGGGLANQLRYSRNHVPDKLDFKDSGASYAAPFLLYFSYGLLDAMFQSLVYWVIGALADDSETLSRYSGFYKGVQSAGAAVAWQVDVHNVSYLNQLIINWDLSPHCIHATYYTLSVFVFAPYDSKSSHKSESYGVNSKGLKE; this is encoded by the exons ATGGATTTGGGTCAGAAAGAAAAACAACCCCAAAATCTGTCCAAATTAAGGTACAATTCCCCTTTAATTCAAGTCATTCTTATTGGTTTAGTATGTTTTTGCTGTCCAGGTATGTTCAATACACTTTCCGGCATGGGAGGTGGTGGTCAAGTTGATCATACAGCAGCCAACAATGCTAATACAGCTCTATACACAACATTTGCAGTTTTTGGCATTTTGGGTGGTGGAATTTACAACATTTTAGGCCCTAGATTGACTTTGCTTATTGGGTGTTCGACATATGTCTTGTATGCTGGCTCATATGTGCATTATAATCACCACCATTCTCaaacttttgttattattgctgGTGCTCTTTTGGGTATTGGTGCAGGTTTGTTGTGGGCTGGACAAGGAGCTATTATGACTTCTTATCCTACAACTAAAAGAAAAGGTACTTATATTAGTCTGTTTTGGAGTATTTTCAATATGGGTGGAGTTATTGGTGGGTTAATTccatttatattaaattataataggGGTGAGGCTTCATCTGTTAATGATGGGACTTATATTGGATTTAtgtgttttatgggttttggtGGGATTCTTTCATTAGCCATTTTACCACCCAATGAAGTGATTAGAGATGATGGTAGTGTGTGTACCCATATCAAGTACTCTAATGTGGGTATAGAAGTTGTTGAGATCTTAAAGTTGTTCATGAATTGGAAGATGTTGTTGATTGTGCCTGCTGCTTGGGGGAGCAATTTTTTCTATACTTATCAGTTTAATAATGTTAATGGGGAATTGTTTAATTTGAGGACTAGAGGGTTTAATAATGTGTTCTATTGGGGGGCTCAAATGGTGGGTTCTATTGGGATTGGATACTTGATGGATTTTAGTTTTCAGAGTAGGAGGAAGAGGGGTTTTCTTGGGATTATGATTGTTGGTTTTCTTGGGACTGCTATTTGGGGTGGTGGTCTTGCTAATCAGCTAAGGTATTCAAGGAATCATGTTCCTGATAAGCTGGATTTTAAGGATTCAGGTGCTTCTTATGCTGCTCCCTTCCTGTTGTATTTCAGCTATGGTTTGTTAGATGCCATGTTCCAAAGCTTGGTTTACTGGGTTATTGGCGCTCTTGCTGATGATTCTGAGACACTAAGCAG GTACAGTGGCTTCTACAAGGGAGTGCAGAGTGCAGGGGCAGCAGTTGCTTGGCAAGTAGATGTGCACAATGTCTCATATCTGAACCAACTGATTATCAACTGG GATCTGTCTCCTCATTGCATCCATGCCACTTATTATACCCTCTCCGTCTTTGTGTTTGCACCATATGACTCAAAAAGCTCTCACAAATCTGAATCATATGGTGTAAACTCAAAGGGACTGAAGGAGTAA
- the LOC130826154 gene encoding UNC93-like protein 1 isoform X3, translated as MDLGQKEKQPQNLSKLRYNSPLIQVILIGLVCFCCPGMFNTLSGMGGGGQVDHTAANNANTALYTTFAVFGILGGGIYNILGPRLTLLIGCSTYVLYAGSYVHYNHHHSQTFVIIAGALLGIGAGLLWAGQGAIMTSYPTTKRKGTYISLFWSIFNMGGVIGGLIPFILNYNRGEASSVNDGTYIGFMCFMGFGGILSLAILPPNEVIRDDGSVCTHIKYSNVGIEVVEILKLFMNWKMLLIVPAAWGSNFFYTYQFNNVNGELFNLRTRGFNNVFYWGAQMVGSIGIGYLMDFSFQSRRKRGFLGIMIVGFLGTAIWGGGLANQLRYSRNHVPDKLDFKDSGASYAAPFLLYFSYGLLDAMFQSLVYWVIGALADDSETLSR; from the coding sequence ATGGATTTGGGTCAGAAAGAAAAACAACCCCAAAATCTGTCCAAATTAAGGTACAATTCCCCTTTAATTCAAGTCATTCTTATTGGTTTAGTATGTTTTTGCTGTCCAGGTATGTTCAATACACTTTCCGGCATGGGAGGTGGTGGTCAAGTTGATCATACAGCAGCCAACAATGCTAATACAGCTCTATACACAACATTTGCAGTTTTTGGCATTTTGGGTGGTGGAATTTACAACATTTTAGGCCCTAGATTGACTTTGCTTATTGGGTGTTCGACATATGTCTTGTATGCTGGCTCATATGTGCATTATAATCACCACCATTCTCaaacttttgttattattgctgGTGCTCTTTTGGGTATTGGTGCAGGTTTGTTGTGGGCTGGACAAGGAGCTATTATGACTTCTTATCCTACAACTAAAAGAAAAGGTACTTATATTAGTCTGTTTTGGAGTATTTTCAATATGGGTGGAGTTATTGGTGGGTTAATTccatttatattaaattataataggGGTGAGGCTTCATCTGTTAATGATGGGACTTATATTGGATTTAtgtgttttatgggttttggtGGGATTCTTTCATTAGCCATTTTACCACCCAATGAAGTGATTAGAGATGATGGTAGTGTGTGTACCCATATCAAGTACTCTAATGTGGGTATAGAAGTTGTTGAGATCTTAAAGTTGTTCATGAATTGGAAGATGTTGTTGATTGTGCCTGCTGCTTGGGGGAGCAATTTTTTCTATACTTATCAGTTTAATAATGTTAATGGGGAATTGTTTAATTTGAGGACTAGAGGGTTTAATAATGTGTTCTATTGGGGGGCTCAAATGGTGGGTTCTATTGGGATTGGATACTTGATGGATTTTAGTTTTCAGAGTAGGAGGAAGAGGGGTTTTCTTGGGATTATGATTGTTGGTTTTCTTGGGACTGCTATTTGGGGTGGTGGTCTTGCTAATCAGCTAAGGTATTCAAGGAATCATGTTCCTGATAAGCTGGATTTTAAGGATTCAGGTGCTTCTTATGCTGCTCCCTTCCTGTTGTATTTCAGCTATGGTTTGTTAGATGCCATGTTCCAAAGCTTGGTTTACTGGGTTATTGGCGCTCTTGCTGATGATTCTGAGACACTAAGCAGGTAA
- the LOC130826154 gene encoding UNC93-like protein 1 isoform X2, translated as MDLGQKEKQPQNLSKLRYNSPLIQVILIGLVCFCCPGMFNTLSGMGGGGQVDHTAANNANTALYTTFAVFGILGGGIYNILGPRLTLLIGCSTYVLYAGSYVHYNHHHSQTFVIIAGALLGIGAGLLWAGQGAIMTSYPTTKRKGTYISLFWSIFNMGGVIGGLIPFILNYNRGEASSVNDGTYIGFMCFMGFGGILSLAILPPNEVIRDDGSVCTHIKYSNVGIEVVEILKLFMNWKMLLIVPAAWGSNFFYTYQFNNVNGELFNLRTRGFNNVFYWGAQMVGSIGIGYLMDFSFQSRRKRGFLGIMIVGFLGTAIWGGGLANQLRYSRNHVPDKLDFKDSGASYAAPFLLYFSYGLLDAMFQSLVYWVIGALADDSETLSRYSGFYKGVQSAGAAVAWQVDVHNVSYLNQLIINWVLTTVSYPLLLLLIILGVKDETINEELINEYKKSGSLSHLT; from the exons ATGGATTTGGGTCAGAAAGAAAAACAACCCCAAAATCTGTCCAAATTAAGGTACAATTCCCCTTTAATTCAAGTCATTCTTATTGGTTTAGTATGTTTTTGCTGTCCAGGTATGTTCAATACACTTTCCGGCATGGGAGGTGGTGGTCAAGTTGATCATACAGCAGCCAACAATGCTAATACAGCTCTATACACAACATTTGCAGTTTTTGGCATTTTGGGTGGTGGAATTTACAACATTTTAGGCCCTAGATTGACTTTGCTTATTGGGTGTTCGACATATGTCTTGTATGCTGGCTCATATGTGCATTATAATCACCACCATTCTCaaacttttgttattattgctgGTGCTCTTTTGGGTATTGGTGCAGGTTTGTTGTGGGCTGGACAAGGAGCTATTATGACTTCTTATCCTACAACTAAAAGAAAAGGTACTTATATTAGTCTGTTTTGGAGTATTTTCAATATGGGTGGAGTTATTGGTGGGTTAATTccatttatattaaattataataggGGTGAGGCTTCATCTGTTAATGATGGGACTTATATTGGATTTAtgtgttttatgggttttggtGGGATTCTTTCATTAGCCATTTTACCACCCAATGAAGTGATTAGAGATGATGGTAGTGTGTGTACCCATATCAAGTACTCTAATGTGGGTATAGAAGTTGTTGAGATCTTAAAGTTGTTCATGAATTGGAAGATGTTGTTGATTGTGCCTGCTGCTTGGGGGAGCAATTTTTTCTATACTTATCAGTTTAATAATGTTAATGGGGAATTGTTTAATTTGAGGACTAGAGGGTTTAATAATGTGTTCTATTGGGGGGCTCAAATGGTGGGTTCTATTGGGATTGGATACTTGATGGATTTTAGTTTTCAGAGTAGGAGGAAGAGGGGTTTTCTTGGGATTATGATTGTTGGTTTTCTTGGGACTGCTATTTGGGGTGGTGGTCTTGCTAATCAGCTAAGGTATTCAAGGAATCATGTTCCTGATAAGCTGGATTTTAAGGATTCAGGTGCTTCTTATGCTGCTCCCTTCCTGTTGTATTTCAGCTATGGTTTGTTAGATGCCATGTTCCAAAGCTTGGTTTACTGGGTTATTGGCGCTCTTGCTGATGATTCTGAGACACTAAGCAG GTACAGTGGCTTCTACAAGGGAGTGCAGAGTGCAGGGGCAGCAGTTGCTTGGCAAGTAGATGTGCACAATGTCTCATATCTGAACCAACTGATTATCAACTGGGTACTCACTACAGTTAGCTATCCCCTTCTGCTTCTGCTTATAATTCTGGGAGTTAAGGATGAAACTATAAATGAAGAACTAATCAATGAATATAAGAAAAGTGGCAGCCTAAGCCATTTAACTTGA